One window of the Runella slithyformis DSM 19594 genome contains the following:
- a CDS encoding plastocyanin/azurin family copper-binding protein, which translates to MKKIFLYSFILSFASLVSQAQNRPMTEEDYYRIVTLPVPENIQLEIGGLSVLPDGRLAASTRRGEVWMINNPYLKGSGQPTYKRFAHGLHEPLGLLYRPDGSFLLSQRGEITHLVDSDGDGVADVYESFYKWPLSGNYHEYSYGPVLAPNGDLLVTLNLGWIGHGASLSKWRGWLLKFDDKANMKPIATGLRSPAGYIALKNGEVFYTENQGDWVGSGRMTHLETGDFAGNAEGLVWSQDPESPVKLKQTDIPDTGEPMYEVAKRVPGLKVPAVWFPHTLMGISTSDIAEDLTKGAFGPFEGQLFVGDQGHSKIMRVMLEKVKGRWQGICFPFREGFQSGILRMVWGLDGSMFVGQTSRGWSATGKDPFGVQRLVWTGQTPFEMKTVRSMPDGFEVEFTLPVNKKTAQDPASYQFNSFTYKYHHIYGSPIINASERAIRHIVVSENGLKARIVLDSLKLGYIHEIKAEGIRSAAGLPLLHNVGYYTLNEIADGDKIPASQWTVAAPKPVAETAAAHAGHTMPAPAPSASKGPSSAKRNVEQPVDWTNGPDQVVTLGTVPGLKFDITQVQVKAGSKIKWVFNNNDDMLHNCVIVKPGTANPIGEAAIKLGLKGPDMQYVPKSSNVLFHTNILQPETSEIIYFTAPAEPGEYTFLCTFPGHHTLMQGKLKVTK; encoded by the coding sequence ATGAAAAAAATCTTTTTGTATTCATTCATTCTGTCATTTGCTTCGCTGGTAAGTCAGGCGCAAAATCGCCCCATGACCGAAGAAGATTATTATCGTATCGTTACGCTGCCGGTTCCTGAAAATATTCAACTCGAAATCGGTGGCTTGTCGGTACTGCCTGATGGTCGTTTGGCGGCTTCTACCCGCCGCGGGGAAGTATGGATGATCAATAATCCGTACCTCAAAGGGTCAGGACAGCCTACGTATAAGCGTTTTGCTCATGGTTTACACGAGCCATTGGGACTTTTATACCGTCCCGACGGCTCCTTTTTGCTGTCGCAGCGCGGAGAAATTACGCATTTGGTGGATTCAGACGGCGACGGCGTGGCGGATGTGTACGAGTCTTTTTATAAATGGCCGCTCTCGGGCAACTATCACGAATATTCGTATGGCCCCGTGCTGGCTCCCAACGGAGATTTGCTCGTTACGCTCAATCTGGGATGGATCGGTCACGGGGCCAGTTTATCCAAGTGGCGCGGGTGGCTGTTGAAGTTTGACGATAAAGCCAACATGAAACCCATTGCTACGGGCTTACGCTCACCGGCGGGCTACATTGCGCTCAAAAACGGCGAGGTCTTTTATACCGAAAACCAAGGTGACTGGGTAGGCTCAGGCCGCATGACGCACCTGGAAACGGGTGATTTTGCCGGCAATGCCGAGGGTCTTGTGTGGAGTCAGGACCCCGAATCGCCCGTTAAATTAAAACAAACTGATATTCCGGATACGGGAGAGCCTATGTATGAAGTGGCTAAACGTGTACCCGGATTGAAAGTGCCGGCGGTGTGGTTTCCGCATACACTGATGGGCATTTCTACGTCAGACATTGCAGAAGACCTGACAAAAGGGGCTTTCGGGCCGTTTGAGGGACAGTTGTTTGTGGGCGACCAAGGGCACAGCAAGATCATGCGGGTGATGCTCGAAAAAGTAAAGGGTCGTTGGCAGGGAATCTGTTTCCCTTTCCGGGAAGGTTTTCAGTCGGGTATTCTGCGCATGGTGTGGGGCTTGGATGGCTCGATGTTTGTCGGTCAAACCAGCCGTGGCTGGTCAGCTACGGGCAAAGATCCGTTTGGCGTTCAGCGCTTGGTATGGACCGGACAAACGCCTTTTGAAATGAAAACAGTCCGTTCGATGCCGGATGGTTTTGAGGTAGAATTTACGTTGCCCGTCAATAAAAAAACCGCGCAGGATCCTGCTTCGTACCAATTCAACTCATTCACGTATAAGTACCACCATATTTATGGAAGCCCCATCATTAATGCGTCCGAGCGCGCTATACGTCATATCGTGGTGTCGGAGAATGGATTGAAAGCCCGGATTGTCTTGGATAGCCTGAAGCTGGGATACATTCACGAAATCAAGGCGGAAGGAATCCGGTCGGCGGCGGGATTGCCTTTGTTGCATAATGTGGGGTATTATACGCTCAATGAAATAGCCGACGGTGATAAAATCCCCGCGTCTCAATGGACGGTTGCTGCGCCAAAACCTGTTGCGGAAACGGCCGCCGCGCATGCAGGCCACACGATGCCCGCACCGGCCCCATCTGCTTCAAAAGGACCGAGCAGTGCCAAACGAAACGTAGAACAACCGGTAGACTGGACCAACGGCCCCGACCAAGTCGTGACCCTAGGCACCGTGCCCGGCCTGAAATTTGACATTACGCAGGTACAGGTCAAAGCGGGCAGTAAGATAAAATGGGTGTTCAACAACAATGACGATATGCTGCACAACTGTGTGATTGTGAAGCCCGGCACGGCCAATCCTATTGGAGAAGCCGCCATTAAATTAGGCTTGAAAGGTCCGGATATGCAATACGTGCCCAAGTCGTCGAATGTGTTGTTTCACACCAACATCCTGCAACCCGAAACAAGCGAAATCATTTATTTTACCGCTCCTGCCGAACCCGGCGAATATACATTCCTGTGTACATTTCCGGGGCATCATACCCTGATGCAGGGAAAATTGAAGGTGACAAAATAG
- the mdh gene encoding malate dehydrogenase: MKITVVGAGAVGATCADNIARRQLAQEVVLLDIKEGLSEGKALDMFQTATLNGFDTKITGSTNDYEKTKGSEVVVITSGIPRKPGMTREDLIGINAGIVKGVAENILKYSPKAIIIIVSNPMDTMTYLAFKELGLPKKRIIGMGGILDSARFKTYLSLAMNVSPNDLHGMVIGGHGDTTMIPLTRLATYNGIPVSRFLSEEKLQQVAADTMVGGATLTKLIGTSAWYAPGAAVATLVESIVRDQKRIFPCSVYLNGEYGQKDICLGVPVVIGAGGWEKVVSLRLSESEKAAFAKSADAVRTMNNVLSTI, from the coding sequence ATGAAAATTACCGTAGTAGGAGCAGGGGCAGTAGGCGCAACCTGCGCTGACAACATCGCTCGCCGTCAGTTGGCACAGGAAGTAGTGTTGCTTGATATCAAAGAAGGCTTATCGGAAGGAAAAGCCCTTGATATGTTTCAAACCGCTACTTTGAACGGATTTGATACCAAAATCACCGGTTCGACCAACGACTACGAAAAAACGAAAGGTTCGGAAGTAGTGGTTATTACCTCCGGAATTCCCCGTAAGCCGGGCATGACGCGCGAAGACCTCATCGGGATCAACGCAGGTATCGTCAAAGGAGTGGCCGAAAATATTCTGAAATATTCTCCCAAAGCCATCATCATCATCGTTTCCAACCCTATGGATACCATGACCTATTTGGCGTTCAAAGAATTGGGATTGCCTAAGAAACGCATCATCGGTATGGGCGGTATTCTGGACAGCGCACGTTTCAAAACGTACCTGTCGCTTGCCATGAATGTATCTCCCAACGACCTTCACGGAATGGTGATCGGCGGTCACGGAGATACGACCATGATTCCGTTGACTCGTCTGGCAACGTATAACGGTATTCCGGTAAGCCGTTTCTTATCCGAAGAAAAATTGCAGCAGGTAGCCGCCGACACCATGGTAGGTGGTGCCACATTGACCAAATTGATCGGTACATCAGCCTGGTATGCACCGGGTGCGGCCGTAGCGACATTGGTGGAGAGCATCGTTCGTGATCAAAAACGTATTTTCCCCTGCTCTGTGTATCTGAACGGCGAATACGGACAAAAAGACATTTGCCTGGGCGTACCGGTTGTGATCGGTGCCGGCGGTTGGGAAAAAGTGGTAAGTCTGCGTTTGAGCGAGTCGGAGAAAGCGGCGTTTGCCAAATCTGCCGATGCCGTTCGTACGATGAACAATGTGCTTTCGACCATTTAA
- a CDS encoding glutathionylspermidine synthase family protein — MINTRYLNNSPEVQLRNVGWDWMLGADTLPYLTNEVVTVKSYEVEAYYNAANELYEIYAEAAQHAIDRNLWKEMGIPESLVELIKLTWEDDRHWHIYGRFDLAGGVNREPIKLIEFNADTATCIPETAVVQWAHLKANHMDESKQFNNVYEALKEQFAELRRRNMHLTPTLLFSTLRDAPEDDTNVAVLGEAAREAGFDVEFSYMDEVEFTPTEGIFKQNPQNGKFEQFDFWFKLVPWEYIGYEEPELAEILTTIVKNGKAVIINPAYTLLFQSKYILKLLWDLYPNHPLLLPTTAEPLPHKVSVEKVLFGREGANVRILETNGTVITAADGDYGDYEKIYQEYVEFPRDALGQRYQAGVFWAGEACGLGYRRGGKIIDNTARFVGHVVE, encoded by the coding sequence ATGATCAACACTCGCTATTTAAACAACAGTCCGGAAGTCCAACTGCGCAATGTCGGTTGGGATTGGATGCTCGGGGCCGATACCCTGCCGTATTTGACCAACGAAGTCGTTACCGTCAAATCGTACGAAGTGGAGGCGTATTACAATGCCGCCAATGAGTTATACGAGATTTATGCGGAGGCAGCCCAACACGCCATTGACCGCAATCTGTGGAAAGAAATGGGAATTCCCGAAAGCCTCGTCGAATTGATAAAACTGACGTGGGAAGACGACCGTCATTGGCATATCTACGGGCGTTTTGACCTCGCCGGGGGCGTAAACCGGGAGCCGATCAAACTCATTGAGTTTAATGCCGATACCGCTACCTGCATTCCCGAAACGGCCGTAGTGCAATGGGCGCACCTCAAGGCCAACCACATGGACGAAAGCAAGCAGTTCAACAACGTGTACGAAGCCTTGAAGGAGCAGTTTGCCGAACTGCGCCGCCGCAACATGCACCTGACACCTACGCTGCTGTTCTCCACCCTGCGCGACGCTCCCGAAGACGACACCAACGTGGCGGTACTCGGTGAGGCCGCCCGCGAAGCGGGATTTGACGTAGAGTTCAGCTACATGGATGAAGTGGAATTTACCCCCACCGAAGGCATTTTCAAACAAAACCCCCAAAACGGGAAGTTCGAGCAATTTGACTTTTGGTTTAAGCTTGTGCCGTGGGAATACATCGGCTATGAGGAGCCGGAATTGGCGGAAATATTAACGACCATCGTTAAAAACGGCAAAGCGGTCATTATCAACCCCGCGTATACGTTGTTGTTTCAATCGAAATATATCCTGAAATTATTGTGGGATCTATATCCTAATCACCCGCTTTTGTTGCCCACTACGGCCGAGCCGCTGCCCCACAAAGTAAGTGTGGAAAAAGTGCTTTTTGGCCGCGAAGGGGCCAACGTACGCATTCTGGAAACCAACGGCACGGTCATCACGGCCGCTGACGGCGACTACGGAGATTATGAAAAAATTTATCAGGAATACGTAGAGTTTCCGCGCGACGCCCTCGGTCAACGCTACCAGGCCGGCGTGTTCTGGGCAGGCGAAGCCTGTGGCCTGGGCTACCGCCGCGGAGGAAAGATCATTGACAATACCGCCCGGTTTGTGGGGCATGTGGTGGAGTGA
- a CDS encoding ABC transporter ATP-binding protein yields MSNTVLQASHINKYFYEPEKFQVLENVNFEVKKGEFLSIIGKSGCGKSTLLYILSTMDTDYEGNLEMNGHRLTGLSQDRLADFRNEHLGFVFQFHFLLPEFTVLQNVMLPAQKLGKYSTKEIEARAYDKLKLVNMEDYARKQSSKLSGGQQQRVAIARALINDPTIIMGDEPTGNLDKTNSNLVFDIFRKISHENHQTIITVTHDPDFAKGGDRIIEMSDGKIVSGGE; encoded by the coding sequence ATGAGCAATACGGTTCTTCAAGCCAGCCATATCAACAAATATTTCTATGAGCCTGAAAAGTTTCAGGTGCTGGAGAATGTCAACTTTGAAGTGAAAAAAGGAGAGTTTTTGTCCATCATCGGTAAGTCCGGATGCGGCAAATCCACGTTGCTGTATATCCTTTCCACCATGGATACCGACTATGAAGGCAATCTGGAAATGAACGGCCATCGCCTCACCGGGCTAAGCCAGGATCGTCTCGCCGACTTTCGCAATGAGCATCTGGGCTTTGTGTTTCAGTTTCACTTTTTATTGCCCGAGTTTACGGTGTTGCAAAATGTGATGCTGCCGGCGCAAAAATTAGGTAAATACAGTACGAAAGAGATCGAAGCCCGCGCCTATGATAAGCTGAAACTGGTCAACATGGAAGATTACGCCCGCAAACAATCCTCCAAGCTTTCGGGCGGACAGCAGCAGCGCGTAGCCATCGCCCGCGCGCTCATCAACGACCCCACGATTATTATGGGCGATGAACCCACGGGCAACCTCGACAAAACCAATTCAAACCTGGTCTTTGATATCTTTCGTAAAATCTCCCACGAAAACCACCAAACCATCATCACCGTCACGCACGACCCCGACTTCGCCAAAGGCGGAGACAGAATCATTGAAATGTCGGATGGGAAGATCGTGAGTGGGGGGGAGTAG
- a CDS encoding ABC transporter permease, with protein MNLNLSFQIAKTHLLAKKRQTLVAMLGVTFGIAMFIVMISFMQGVNQFLEDSALDASPHVRIYNEVNTQRASILDAVDKADGRANIVYHQKPKQQLARIKNALQMVSMIEQMPGVLGVSPEVSSQAFFNNGPIQLSGVIAGIDYPRENRLYNLDSRIKTGSFKSLLANPNGIVLGATLARKLNVGVGDKVSVTTPLGGNITLRVVGTFGFGIGTVDNVRCYTSISTVQEILGKDASYITDIHIKMTDPLQAIAFGKTLSKQFNTYTEDWSTANQAILAGEKIRNVMTFVVSMTLLVVAGFGIYNIMNMNVINKLKDIAILKATGFGSKDVVAVFLLQAIIIGLAGGLLGLGIGFVISYLLSLAPFDTGDMISLKTFPVIFRAEYYVMGLAFGLITTILAGYLPSKKASKIDPVAILRG; from the coding sequence ATGAACCTCAATCTCTCCTTCCAAATCGCTAAAACCCACCTTTTAGCCAAAAAACGCCAAACGTTGGTGGCCATGTTGGGCGTGACGTTTGGGATAGCAATGTTTATCGTCATGATCAGCTTCATGCAGGGGGTCAACCAGTTTCTGGAAGATTCCGCGCTTGACGCCAGTCCGCACGTACGTATCTATAACGAAGTCAATACCCAACGCGCGAGCATTTTGGATGCGGTGGATAAAGCAGACGGTCGGGCAAACATTGTCTATCACCAAAAACCCAAGCAGCAGCTCGCCCGCATCAAGAACGCTCTTCAAATGGTCAGCATGATCGAGCAGATGCCGGGGGTATTGGGTGTTTCGCCGGAAGTGAGTTCGCAGGCTTTTTTCAACAACGGCCCCATTCAGCTCTCGGGGGTGATTGCGGGCATTGACTACCCGCGCGAAAATCGTCTCTATAACCTGGACAGTCGTATCAAAACGGGCAGCTTTAAGTCGCTGTTGGCCAATCCCAACGGCATTGTGCTGGGCGCTACGCTGGCCCGCAAACTCAACGTGGGCGTAGGAGATAAAGTGAGCGTTACGACGCCGCTGGGCGGCAACATCACCCTGCGCGTAGTGGGTACGTTTGGATTCGGTATCGGTACGGTGGATAATGTTCGCTGTTATACAAGCATCAGCACGGTGCAGGAGATTTTGGGAAAAGACGCGAGTTACATCACCGATATTCACATCAAAATGACCGATCCGTTACAGGCCATTGCTTTTGGAAAAACCCTCAGTAAACAATTCAATACCTACACCGAAGATTGGTCCACGGCCAATCAGGCCATTTTGGCGGGGGAGAAAATCCGTAATGTCATGACTTTTGTCGTATCCATGACGCTGTTGGTGGTAGCGGGGTTCGGAATTTATAACATCATGAACATGAACGTCATCAACAAGCTCAAAGACATCGCCATTCTGAAAGCGACGGGTTTTGGGAGCAAAGACGTGGTGGCGGTCTTTCTGTTACAGGCCATTATCATTGGTTTGGCGGGAGGTTTATTGGGCTTGGGCATTGGGTTTGTCATCAGTTACCTGTTGTCGCTTGCCCCTTTTGATACCGGTGATATGATCAGTCTCAAGACCTTTCCCGTGATTTTTCGCGCCGAATATTACGTCATGGGACTGGCCTTCGGTTTGATCACAACGATCTTAGCGGGGTATTTGCCTTCCAAAAAAGCCTCTAAAATTGACCCGGTAGCGATATTGAGAGGGTAG
- a CDS encoding efflux RND transporter periplasmic adaptor subunit, whose product MKKTVIYAYTHLLILSFFFVGCQPKSETASPTYKDLTEAVYASGNVFPKNEYKVVANADGYLQQQAVNEGDVVKSNQLLFLLESLSQDARAEAAANIYRQAEANYADGSPILAELEAALRNALTKLENDSVNYFRYKALYDQNAAAKADVERVELAYRTAKNDVSARRKALARTKSQLYVDLQNTRSNYRVNAREGDNYRIRSFEPARVYEVYKKVGELVRKGEAIALLGNPDDVYLQLAVDETDFSKLKEGQDIVIKMDAYGDKVFKAKVTKIYPKLNKVDQSFRVDADFVGERPSAYYGLTVEANIIISQNPKALTIPKTYLVGNDSVWIEEGKEKKKVKIQKGVENFELVQIKGGLTEKSVLVKE is encoded by the coding sequence ATGAAAAAGACCGTTATTTACGCATACACTCATTTACTCATTCTCTCCTTCTTTTTTGTGGGGTGTCAACCAAAGTCCGAAACCGCTTCGCCCACCTATAAAGACCTTACCGAAGCGGTCTATGCATCAGGTAATGTGTTTCCCAAAAATGAATACAAGGTCGTGGCCAATGCCGATGGGTATTTGCAGCAGCAGGCGGTCAATGAAGGGGATGTGGTAAAGTCGAATCAACTGCTGTTTTTGCTCGAAAGCCTCTCGCAGGATGCGCGGGCCGAGGCGGCGGCCAATATTTACCGGCAGGCAGAAGCCAATTATGCCGACGGCTCACCGATTTTGGCGGAATTGGAAGCGGCCCTGCGCAATGCCCTGACAAAGTTGGAAAATGATTCGGTCAACTACTTTCGTTACAAGGCGCTGTACGACCAAAATGCCGCAGCCAAGGCCGATGTGGAACGCGTGGAACTGGCGTATCGTACGGCCAAAAATGATGTCTCGGCGCGCCGGAAAGCCTTGGCAAGGACCAAAAGCCAATTGTACGTTGACTTACAGAATACGCGGTCTAATTACCGTGTTAACGCCCGCGAAGGCGATAATTATCGGATTCGGAGCTTTGAGCCGGCGCGGGTGTATGAGGTGTATAAAAAAGTCGGAGAGTTGGTCAGAAAAGGTGAGGCCATTGCACTGCTGGGCAATCCCGACGACGTGTATCTGCAACTGGCGGTGGATGAAACGGATTTTTCCAAACTTAAAGAGGGCCAGGACATCGTCATCAAAATGGATGCGTACGGCGATAAAGTGTTTAAAGCCAAAGTCACCAAGATTTATCCCAAACTCAATAAAGTAGACCAGTCGTTTCGGGTCGATGCCGATTTTGTGGGAGAACGTCCCTCCGCCTATTATGGCCTGACGGTAGAAGCCAACATCATCATCTCCCAAAACCCCAAAGCATTGACCATTCCGAAAACCTATTTGGTCGGTAATGACAGCGTATGGATCGAAGAAGGTAAGGAAAAGAAAAAGGTAAAAATCCAAAAAGGAGTCGAAAACTTCGAATTGGTACAAATAAAAGGCGGCCTGACGGAGAAGAGTGTGTTGGTGAAAGAGTAG
- a CDS encoding TolC family protein, protein MMKKLSLSYILIFSFLHPIFSQTVLKDVNEAIELVRKNNPDLQLSRQNAEVQQWNVTAAKGTLLPQLKFTTAFDYNFVLPTQLIPAQFFGGKEGEFRSIQFGVPFNLTAGLEGNVPLWNAGLKQEVELSKANQKIGLLQTLVLQDDLSTQMARLYFATVFTKQYIDITQQNLANTDSIARIAAERKEKGLIDQLEYNRVRAARLAIEDVLHQNEMAYQKNLNQLRLVAGDSSVIIASPGPLSLQEKEHILSSRYLKKEGGGEVPRLQLRAAQFSLAKEQLKKEQKLRLPTLSAYARYSEQAQRNQLNFLNFNEKWFGIGVAGLRFEAPLYSGRIRESGIARARINADIARRQLDNEKRKYDSETQDLLIAYHQSLNSLQINREAYQLNEENMKLVLIKYKGGILSYDQYLNVFNEVLNAQNKYLRTLADVMINGKLLEIRNSY, encoded by the coding sequence ATGATGAAAAAGCTATCATTGAGTTATATTCTCATTTTCTCATTTTTACATCCGATTTTCAGCCAGACCGTGCTGAAGGATGTCAACGAAGCGATTGAGTTGGTCCGAAAAAATAACCCTGACCTTCAGCTCTCGCGCCAAAACGCCGAAGTACAGCAGTGGAACGTAACGGCCGCCAAAGGCACCCTCCTCCCGCAGTTAAAATTTACAACGGCCTTTGATTATAACTTTGTACTGCCTACGCAGTTGATCCCCGCGCAGTTTTTCGGAGGCAAAGAAGGGGAGTTTCGGAGCATTCAATTCGGTGTTCCGTTCAACCTCACGGCAGGCTTGGAAGGAAATGTACCGCTCTGGAATGCCGGCCTGAAGCAGGAGGTGGAACTATCCAAAGCCAACCAAAAAATCGGACTGTTGCAAACCCTCGTCCTGCAGGATGACCTCAGTACCCAAATGGCACGCCTGTATTTTGCGACGGTATTTACAAAGCAATACATCGATATCACCCAACAAAACCTTGCCAATACCGACAGCATTGCCCGCATTGCCGCCGAGCGTAAAGAAAAGGGCCTCATTGATCAACTCGAATACAACCGCGTACGTGCTGCGCGCCTGGCCATTGAAGACGTACTTCACCAGAATGAAATGGCTTATCAAAAGAATCTGAATCAGCTGAGGCTGGTTGCAGGAGATTCATCCGTGATTATCGCATCCCCCGGCCCCCTGTCCCTACAGGAGAAAGAACATATACTTTCCTCTCGTTATTTAAAGAAAGAGGGGGGAGGGGAGGTTCCCCGCCTTCAACTTCGGGCGGCGCAGTTTTCGTTGGCCAAAGAGCAACTTAAAAAAGAGCAAAAACTCCGTCTGCCTACGCTTTCGGCCTACGCCCGTTATTCCGAGCAGGCGCAGCGTAACCAATTGAATTTCCTGAATTTCAATGAAAAATGGTTTGGTATCGGCGTAGCCGGCCTGCGGTTTGAAGCGCCGCTTTACAGCGGTCGGATTCGGGAAAGCGGTATTGCCCGCGCCCGGATCAACGCCGACATTGCCCGGAGGCAGTTGGACAATGAAAAACGAAAGTATGATTCCGAAACGCAGGATTTGCTCATTGCCTATCATCAATCGCTGAACTCACTCCAAATCAACCGGGAGGCCTATCAACTGAATGAGGAAAACATGAAATTGGTGCTCATTAAGTACAAAGGCGGCATCCTGAGTTATGACCAATACCTGAATGTGTTTAACGAAGTGCTCAATGCCCAAAACAAATACCTCCGTACGCTGGCCGATGTAATGATCAATGGCAAGCTGCTGGAAATCAGAAATTCCTATTAA
- a CDS encoding glycosyl transferase, with the protein MHVTGFTFIRNALKFDFPIVEAITSILPICDEFVVAVGKSEDDTLALIRQIDPAKIRIIETVWDESLHEGGTVYARETDKAFRAIAEKSDWAFYIQGDEVIHEKDLPTIQAAMQRWKDDGDVDGLLFKYIHFYGSYDYVGDSPQWYRHEIRIVKNNKNIYSYRDAQGFRKDNNQKLRVKPIEASVYHYGWVKDPRVMQEKHLHIHKYWYDDEPEKHIKVSSEGFDYSQIDSLAKFTGTHPAIMNERLTHQNWQFSHDLSHKNLSLKYRLKLWVARLTGWYIGEYRNYKIV; encoded by the coding sequence ATGCACGTTACCGGCTTTACTTTTATCCGCAATGCCCTCAAATTTGACTTCCCGATCGTGGAGGCCATTACTTCGATTTTACCGATCTGTGATGAGTTTGTGGTGGCCGTTGGAAAAAGTGAAGATGATACGCTCGCTCTTATTCGTCAGATTGACCCCGCCAAAATCCGTATCATCGAAACCGTTTGGGACGAGTCGCTGCACGAAGGCGGCACGGTCTACGCGCGAGAAACAGACAAAGCGTTTCGGGCCATAGCTGAAAAATCAGATTGGGCCTTTTACATTCAGGGCGACGAAGTGATTCACGAAAAAGACCTTCCAACCATTCAGGCAGCCATGCAGCGCTGGAAAGACGACGGCGACGTTGACGGTCTGCTATTCAAATACATTCACTTTTACGGTTCGTACGACTACGTGGGCGATTCTCCCCAGTGGTATCGCCATGAGATACGCATCGTCAAAAACAACAAAAACATCTATTCGTACCGCGACGCGCAGGGATTTCGGAAAGACAATAATCAAAAGCTCCGTGTCAAGCCCATCGAAGCGAGTGTGTATCATTACGGCTGGGTCAAAGACCCGCGCGTGATGCAGGAAAAACACCTGCATATTCACAAATATTGGTACGACGACGAGCCCGAAAAACACATTAAAGTATCTTCCGAAGGGTTTGATTATTCACAGATAGATTCTCTGGCAAAGTTTACGGGTACGCACCCGGCGATTATGAACGAGCGCTTAACCCACCAAAACTGGCAATTCAGCCACGATCTTTCGCATAAAAACCTCAGCCTGAAATACCGCCTGAAACTGTGGGTAGCCCGGCTGACGGGTTGGTACATTGGTGAATACCGGAACTATAAAATTGTGTAA
- a CDS encoding DUF6660 family protein, protein MKWFSILWASYLVVLSCIPCTHHHELRVPAAGETKTISHPTAHNGETDRDEDENQHHHVCSPFCQCTCNGGFTVPTPHFVLQPLTLTSSTNTSAFSHQSSYTPSLFASIWQPPKLLMQR, encoded by the coding sequence ATGAAATGGTTTTCAATCCTATGGGCGAGCTATTTGGTGGTTTTGTCGTGCATACCCTGCACCCATCACCATGAGTTGCGTGTGCCTGCTGCCGGGGAAACGAAAACGATCTCTCATCCAACCGCTCATAACGGCGAAACCGACCGCGACGAAGATGAAAACCAACATCATCACGTTTGCTCGCCTTTTTGCCAATGTACCTGTAATGGCGGCTTTACCGTTCCGACGCCCCATTTTGTACTTCAACCGTTAACCCTGACTTCTTCGACAAACACGTCTGCGTTCAGCCATCAATCTTCTTATACCCCAAGCCTGTTTGCTTCGATTTGGCAACCGCCCAAACTCCTGATGCAGCGATAA